The following proteins are co-located in the Nocardia bhagyanarayanae genome:
- a CDS encoding LysR family transcriptional regulator produces the protein MDALDLNLLVALDALLDTNSVTKAAERLGTSTPAMSRTLARLRRVLDDPLLVRSGRNLVPTPRALELRYEVAALVERGRALLDTRAEADPAGLRRGFTVQADDTVRAHLAAPLLAAVRRRAPGVTVHFLADGAEGSSALRDGRADIAVGVLERSDPEITVQRVLGDHLVGVAAPDHPLITERVTVAAYAAAAHLAISRHGRARGPIDDRLALHGRTRRVVAIVPDLSTALLAVRSGELVCPAPARLADDALRAMGLRAFDIPLPLPEVTIGMAWHPRNTADSGHRWLRESIRGLLAPSASG, from the coding sequence GTGGATGCCCTCGACCTGAATCTGCTGGTTGCTCTGGATGCGCTGCTCGACACGAACAGCGTCACCAAAGCCGCCGAACGCCTGGGCACCTCGACCCCCGCCATGAGCCGCACGCTCGCACGGCTGCGCCGGGTGCTGGACGATCCGCTGCTCGTCCGCTCCGGGCGGAACCTGGTTCCGACACCGCGGGCCCTCGAATTGCGGTACGAGGTCGCCGCGTTGGTCGAACGCGGCCGCGCGCTGCTCGACACCCGCGCGGAAGCCGACCCCGCCGGATTGCGGCGCGGATTCACCGTGCAGGCCGACGACACCGTCCGCGCCCACCTCGCCGCCCCGCTGCTCGCCGCCGTGCGGCGCCGGGCGCCCGGCGTCACCGTGCATTTCCTGGCCGACGGCGCGGAGGGGTCGTCGGCGCTGCGAGACGGCCGCGCCGACATCGCGGTCGGCGTCCTGGAACGCAGCGATCCCGAGATCACCGTGCAGCGGGTGCTCGGAGATCACCTCGTCGGCGTCGCCGCCCCCGACCATCCGCTGATCACCGAACGAGTCACCGTGGCCGCCTATGCCGCCGCGGCCCACCTCGCCATCTCGCGACACGGCCGCGCCCGCGGCCCGATCGACGACCGCCTCGCGTTGCACGGCCGCACGCGCCGGGTGGTCGCGATCGTCCCCGATCTCAGCACCGCGCTGCTCGCGGTGCGCTCCGGCGAACTCGTCTGCCCCGCGCCCGCCCGGCTGGCCGACGACGCGCTGCGGGCGATGGGGTTGCGCGCCTTCGACATTCCCCTGCCGTTGCCGGAGGTGACGATCGGCATGGCGTGGCACCCGCGCAACACCGCCGACAGCGGGCATCGGTGGTTGCGGGAATCGATCCGCGGGTTGCTCGCGCCGAGCGCGAGCGGGTGA
- a CDS encoding cytochrome P450, whose protein sequence is MSRGHAPTVAGYPPGPVLPVFAQSYLYIRYRAALLPVLRRRYGEVFSLRIPPFADRLVVFSRPEHVKEIFAGDPYDMHAGEANNILGPVMGPHSVLLTDEAEHARARKLLMPAFNGTALRGYRDLVSEIAAAETAGWRPGSTVVTLDRMNALTLEVIMRVVFGVTDERTRAELAPRLHRIVTISPLQYAGLRIPRLQRYWPWRSFHDTLAAIDDLLYREIAERRSAPDLADRTDVLSRLLQVGGGEAPLSDAELRDQLVTLLLAGHETTAAALSWALYELAADPALQLATYRAVRADDDKAVEAVLKEAMRLHTVIPGAVRKLTKDTTIGQWELPAGTTVSCSIFLAHRRPESYPDVAAFRPARFLDGEVEPNTWLPFGGGVRRCIGAGFALMEGTAVLREVLIRHTLALADARPERGRVRNITTVPRGKARIVVTPR, encoded by the coding sequence ATGAGTCGAGGGCACGCACCGACGGTAGCGGGGTACCCGCCCGGCCCGGTCCTTCCGGTGTTCGCGCAGAGCTATCTCTACATTCGGTACCGCGCCGCGTTGCTTCCGGTGCTGCGCCGCCGCTACGGCGAGGTCTTCTCGTTGCGCATTCCGCCGTTCGCCGATCGGCTCGTGGTGTTCTCCCGCCCGGAGCACGTCAAGGAGATCTTCGCCGGGGACCCGTACGACATGCACGCGGGAGAGGCCAACAACATCCTCGGTCCGGTGATGGGTCCGCATTCGGTGCTGCTCACCGACGAAGCCGAACACGCGAGGGCGCGCAAGCTGCTGATGCCCGCGTTCAACGGGACGGCCCTGCGCGGCTATCGCGACCTGGTGAGCGAGATCGCCGCCGCGGAGACCGCCGGCTGGCGGCCCGGCTCGACTGTGGTCACGCTGGACCGGATGAACGCGCTGACCCTCGAGGTGATCATGCGGGTGGTCTTCGGCGTCACCGACGAACGCACTCGCGCCGAACTGGCGCCGCGCCTGCACCGCATCGTCACCATCAGCCCGCTGCAGTACGCGGGTCTGCGGATCCCGCGGTTGCAGCGCTACTGGCCGTGGCGGTCCTTCCACGACACGCTCGCCGCGATCGACGACCTGCTCTACCGCGAGATCGCCGAGCGCCGCTCGGCCCCCGATCTGGCCGACCGCACCGACGTGCTGTCCCGGCTGCTACAGGTCGGTGGCGGCGAAGCGCCGTTGTCGGACGCGGAGTTGCGCGATCAGCTGGTCACCTTGCTGCTGGCAGGGCACGAGACCACCGCGGCCGCGCTGTCCTGGGCGCTCTACGAACTCGCCGCCGATCCGGCGCTACAGCTCGCGACCTACCGGGCCGTGCGAGCCGACGACGACAAGGCGGTGGAAGCCGTGCTGAAGGAGGCGATGCGTCTGCACACGGTGATCCCCGGCGCGGTACGCAAACTCACCAAGGACACCACGATCGGCCAATGGGAGCTGCCCGCGGGCACCACCGTCAGCTGCTCGATCTTCCTCGCGCATCGTCGGCCCGAGAGCTATCCCGACGTGGCCGCCTTCCGCCCGGCGCGGTTCCTGGACGGCGAGGTCGAACCGAACACGTGGCTGCCGTTCGGCGGTGGCGTGCGCCGGTGCATCGGCGCGGGCTTCGCGCTGATGGAGGGGACGGCGGTTCTACGCGAGGTCCTGATCAGGCACACGCTGGCGCTCGCCGACGCACGCCCCGAGCGCGGACGGGTGCGGAATATCACCACAGTCCCGCGCGGCAAGGCCAGAATCGTGGTCACACCACGGTAG
- a CDS encoding cytochrome P450 family protein produces the protein MRQLPPEFFRTPYAFYEQLRAQGPVHQIQLRTGVRAWLIVDYDAAREALRNPTIRKDPHTDTGAGARREGAGESGVGAVNARLSYHLLNTDPPHHARLRKLVTPAFAPARIEALTPRVTAITDELLDRLAAAEGPVDLMDEFAFPLPITVICEMLGVPAADREQFKEWSAVVSDITLADPARMRVATDAIVAYFEDLLARCRAEGPGADLLSDLLTASEADDRLTDDEIISMAFLILIAGHETTVNLIGNTMLTLLADPPKYAALRENPEQVPALIEEMLRFEGPVNMATLRYTTVPTVIGETEIPAGELVLVALGSANHDEKRFDAPDAFDADRNTNGHLAFGHGIHYCLGAGLARLEARIAISRLLERYPDMRLAVDADDILWRESVLFRGVLDLPVETTKSPALR, from the coding sequence ATGAGACAGCTGCCACCGGAATTCTTTCGTACACCGTATGCCTTCTACGAGCAGCTCCGGGCGCAGGGCCCGGTGCATCAGATCCAGCTGCGCACCGGCGTGCGCGCCTGGCTGATCGTCGACTACGACGCGGCACGCGAGGCGCTGCGCAATCCGACGATTCGCAAGGACCCGCACACCGACACCGGCGCCGGGGCCCGCAGGGAGGGTGCGGGCGAGAGCGGCGTCGGCGCCGTCAACGCCCGGCTCAGTTACCACCTGCTCAACACCGATCCGCCGCACCACGCCCGGCTGCGCAAGCTGGTCACCCCCGCGTTCGCCCCCGCTCGCATCGAGGCGCTCACCCCGCGCGTCACCGCCATCACCGACGAACTGCTAGACCGCCTCGCCGCGGCCGAGGGCCCGGTGGATCTGATGGACGAGTTCGCCTTTCCGCTGCCCATCACCGTGATCTGCGAGATGCTCGGCGTGCCCGCCGCCGATCGCGAGCAGTTCAAGGAGTGGTCGGCGGTGGTCTCCGACATCACCCTGGCCGACCCGGCGCGGATGCGCGTGGCCACCGACGCGATCGTGGCGTATTTCGAGGATCTGCTCGCCCGCTGCCGCGCCGAGGGGCCCGGCGCGGACCTGCTCTCCGATCTGCTCACCGCCAGCGAAGCCGACGACCGGCTCACCGACGACGAGATCATCTCGATGGCCTTCCTCATCCTCATCGCGGGCCACGAGACCACGGTCAACCTGATCGGCAACACCATGCTGACCTTGCTCGCCGATCCGCCGAAATACGCTGCACTGCGGGAAAATCCGGAGCAGGTGCCCGCGCTCATCGAGGAGATGCTGCGCTTCGAGGGCCCGGTGAACATGGCGACGCTGCGTTACACGACGGTGCCGACCGTCATCGGCGAGACCGAGATTCCGGCCGGGGAACTCGTCCTGGTCGCGCTGGGTTCGGCCAACCACGACGAGAAGCGCTTCGACGCGCCGGACGCCTTCGACGCCGACCGAAACACCAACGGCCACCTCGCCTTCGGGCACGGCATCCACTACTGCCTCGGTGCGGGCCTGGCCAGGCTGGAAGCGCGCATCGCCATCTCGCGGCTGCTGGAGCGGTATCCGGATATGCGGCTCGCGGTGGACGCCGACGACATCCTGTGGCGGGAGAGCGTGCTGTTCCGCGGTGTCCTGGATCTGCCGGTGGAGACCACCAAGTCGCCCGCGCTGCGCTGA
- a CDS encoding flavin-containing monooxygenase, with translation MTSGNRIAVVGAGIAGLACAKVLSRAGFPVEVFERAPDVGGVWSATRRYPGLRTLNSKHTYRFSDFAMPEDYPRVPDGAQMQAYLEGYVRHFGLRENLRLGTEVVAADPVDSGWLLEIRDETGVHRTSCDHLVVANGVFSEPAMPDYRGAEAFLARGGQLYHSSEFLDVEQARGKSVVVVGYGQSACDIAEAVSHVAAETTVVARRLLWKMPRKLSTGLDFERLFLTRLGEAHFRYHSPRGFERFLHGAGHSFRDTDFDVIQELTTKKLGLRELDLVPEGRFEEIAQSTASIATEGFFEQIRDGRITVLRDTSVTELSGTPAGCAAWLSDGQVLPADIVVCATGFQQRVPFLTPYIQRRLTDDDGNFRLYRHILPTEVPNLTFAGYNSSLLGTLSAEVGAHWTAALLRGRLALPSQEEMGEHIDTRLQWMAAGTGGHHAHGTTITPFALHNIDEMLADLKFRLPLRTRLAQWFRPVKPAAYRGLSERGQTPAAPTPPGPAPTEAATASAEPYPQRDPHPSQA, from the coding sequence ATGACGAGCGGTAACCGCATCGCGGTCGTAGGTGCGGGCATCGCAGGCCTAGCCTGCGCGAAGGTGTTGAGCCGAGCGGGTTTTCCGGTCGAGGTGTTCGAACGGGCTCCCGATGTCGGTGGTGTGTGGAGCGCGACCCGGCGTTATCCCGGGCTGCGCACGCTGAACAGCAAACACACCTACCGCTTCTCGGACTTCGCCATGCCCGAGGACTACCCGCGCGTGCCCGACGGCGCCCAGATGCAGGCCTACCTGGAGGGATACGTGCGGCACTTCGGGCTGCGCGAGAACCTCCGCCTCGGCACCGAGGTGGTGGCCGCCGACCCGGTGGACAGCGGCTGGCTGCTGGAGATCCGTGACGAGACGGGCGTGCACCGCACTTCGTGCGACCACCTCGTCGTCGCCAACGGCGTGTTCAGCGAACCCGCGATGCCCGACTACCGCGGCGCGGAGGCCTTCCTCGCGCGCGGCGGACAGCTCTATCACTCGTCGGAATTCCTCGACGTCGAGCAGGCGCGCGGGAAGTCGGTGGTGGTCGTCGGATACGGCCAGTCCGCCTGTGACATCGCCGAGGCGGTCAGCCACGTCGCGGCCGAGACCACGGTGGTCGCTCGGCGTTTGCTGTGGAAGATGCCGCGCAAGCTCAGCACCGGCCTGGACTTCGAGCGGCTGTTCCTCACCCGGCTCGGCGAGGCGCACTTCCGCTACCACAGCCCGCGCGGCTTCGAACGTTTCCTGCACGGCGCCGGACACAGCTTCCGCGACACCGATTTCGACGTGATCCAGGAACTCACCACCAAGAAGCTCGGCCTGCGCGAGCTCGATCTGGTCCCGGAGGGCCGGTTCGAGGAGATCGCGCAGAGCACCGCGAGCATCGCCACCGAGGGATTCTTCGAGCAGATCCGCGACGGCCGGATCACCGTGCTGCGCGACACCAGCGTCACCGAGCTGTCCGGCACGCCCGCCGGCTGTGCCGCGTGGCTGTCCGACGGGCAGGTCCTGCCCGCCGACATCGTCGTGTGCGCCACCGGCTTCCAGCAGCGGGTGCCGTTCCTGACCCCGTACATCCAGCGCAGGCTCACCGACGACGACGGCAATTTCCGTCTCTACCGGCACATTCTGCCGACCGAGGTACCGAACCTGACCTTCGCGGGTTACAACTCCTCGCTGCTCGGCACGCTCAGCGCCGAGGTCGGCGCGCACTGGACCGCCGCGTTGCTGCGCGGCCGTCTCGCGCTGCCGTCGCAGGAGGAGATGGGCGAACACATCGACACCCGGCTGCAGTGGATGGCGGCGGGCACCGGCGGCCACCACGCGCACGGCACGACCATCACCCCGTTCGCCCTGCACAACATCGACGAGATGCTGGCCGACCTGAAGTTCCGGCTCCCGCTGCGCACCCGGCTCGCCCAGTGGTTCCGGCCCGTGAAACCCGCCGCCTATCGCGGACTCTCGGAGCGCGGGCAGACTCCGGCGGCGCCGACGCCGCCCGGCCCGGCGCCCACCGAGGCGGCCACGGCTTCGGCCGAGCCGTACCCGCAGCGCGACCCGCACCCGTCTCAGGCCTGA